GTCAGGTTCTAAACTTTCAGACAAAACGGTCAATTTCGGTTCAGACAGACGTGAAAAGGATTTCATTGACCTGACGGCACAGCCGATTGTCAGTATCAAAAATCATATTGTTAATACGCCGGACCGGCACCATCCCCATGAGTGCGTTGGTTACAAATACGTTCGGGTGAGCACAAAAGGTTTCAACATCCACAGAAACCTTGCATACGGTAAAGCCTTTTTTTGCCATAATCTGCATGACGGACATAAGTGTTATCCCATTAAGCACATGACGGGAATCAGGCACGATGATATTTTTCCCATCCAGCGCGATGATGTTGCAGGTGTTTGTTTCAGAAATAGTGCCGTCTGAATTTAGAATCAGGGATTCATCCGCCTCATGATCCAAGGCAAAGGTACGGGCCAGATCGTAAAATAGGTAATTCATGGATTTATGATCTGCTAAGAAAGAGTGCCGGGCATGGGGAAAGGTAATCAGATCAAGACCTTTTTTACCAAGCATTTCAAGACGGTGCACATAGGTGCGGACAAAAACAGCAGCAAACACATGCCGCCCGGGGCGGTGATCCTTGGCCACCACAAGCTTAACCGCGCAGGTCTCATGCTCAAATCCGTTTTGACAAACAAGCTGTTCGATCACCGAACCCCAGCAGATATCCGGAAAAATTCCGCCAAACACAGATTCCCAGGATTTTTCCAGCCGATTGATATGTTCAGGCAGTCGAATGGGGAGGCCTGCGTCCACCCGGATGGTTTCAAACAGACCGGCACCATATAAAACACCTGGGATATCGGCTGGTATCCTGGCAAGGCCCTGGGGGACAAAACATCCGTTCACCCAGGCCATGACCGATTTTTTCCTATTTAGACCAAACTTTTGTGTCAGGGTATCCATCAAGGTCTTCCCTTTGGCCAGGGTCTCATCAAACTCTTTTTGGGGATCTGAGTCATAAACCACACCGCCCCCAACGGAAAAGCTCAATCGCCCGCCATGGACAACGGCGGTACGAATGGCAATGGAAAGATCCATAGTACCATGAAAGCTTAAGTATCCAATGGCACCAGTATACACATGGCGCTTTACAGGTTCGAGGCTGTCAATAATTTCCATGGCGCGGATCTTGGGGCAGCCGGTGATGGACCCCCCGGGAAAAGCAGCCCGGACGACTTCAGCGCAGGAGACACCAGATTTCAGCCGCCCTTCAACCACAGAGACCAGATGATACACATTGTCATAGGGTTCCAGGCGTTTGTGGGCAGTCACCTCCACAGAATCATATTCGGTGACCCGGGACAAATCATTACGCATCAGATCCACAATCATAGTCAGTTCAGCATCATCTTTAATACTGTTAGATAAAATTCCGGCGTTTTCCCTATCCTGTTCAGGTGTGTCCCCCCTGGCAATGGTTCCTTTTATAGGCCGTGTTTCAACTGTCTGGTTCTCAACTTTAAGAAAGCGCTCGGGCGATGTGGAGACCACCTGGTGGTCCCCAGCCTGAATAAACGCAAAAAAAGGAGCGGGATTCTTTTCAAACAATTTTAAAAACAGGGCATAGGCATCACCGCTGAAATCGGATTCAAACCGCTGTGACAAATTGGCCTGGTAGATATCCCCCTGCCTTAAATGCGCAATGATTTTAGATACAGCTGACAGATATTCCGGTTTACCAAAAGAAGATACAAGACCTGTACCATCAGTGCAGAAAGTGCCGGGCTGCCAGGATTGTTTGAGTCGCTTTACAAATAATTCTTCTCTTGCCAGAACATCTTTTTGCCCTATATCCTGGTCAAACACAGGCAGACAAAGCGATTTTTCGCCGGTTTTTCGATCCTGGATTAAAATGACGGATGGGGCATACAGACAAATATCGGGCAGCCCTAAGCCCACACAAGTCCGGGGAAGATCTTCGATTGTGTCTTTTAAATCATAGGAAAAATAACCAAACAGGCCCGCAGTCACCGGCAGTTTGAATGCTTTATCAAAAAAAGAAAATTGCGTTGTCAGGGTGTCAACCAGCCCCAAAGGATCCTGTTGCGTTTTATGGCTGACAAAGTTCCCTGCTGAATCTTTGAGTTTAATACAGATGGTGTCCCCGGTCCCTTTCACAGTCAGCCAGGGATCTACGGATAGAATATGATACCGTGCACAGTCCAAATCAGACCCGGACAAAAGCACCACCGTGCCCTCCTGCTGGGAGAACCGGGCAGCAGCATGTTCAAACGGCAGATCAAAATTAAAACCCCGGACCACAATATCGGTGATCCGGGGTAAAAAAATTTTTTCAGACATTATCTGAGAAAAGGATTCATCCGCTTTTCATTGCCGATGGTACTCTCAGGTCCATGCCCTGGATAGACAATGGTATTGTCGTCCAGATTCAGCAATTTGGTTTTAATGGAGGATATCAGGGTGTCATAATCGCCGCCGGGAAGATCGGTACGTCCGATTGAACCTTGAAAAAGTGTATCTCCAACAAACAAATGGCCGGTTGTGTAAAGGCAAATGCCTCCGGGGGAGTGCCCCGGGGTGTGGATTATTTCAAAGGTAATATTGCCAAAAGTAATTGAGTCCCCTTCCTTAAGATGAACGTCGGCAGGCGGAGAATTTTCGGCCCCAAGGCCGAACATGGCAGCATGATGGGTCAGATCCAAGAGCATGGGTTCATCATCAGGATAAACAGCAATCTGAGCAGCTGTTGCGTCCTTCATTCTCTTGTTTGCCCCGACATGATCAAAGTGACCATGGGTGTTGATCAAGTATTTTACCTTCAGTTCGGCTTTGGCAAGGGCCATGAGGATCCGTTCTGCATCATCACCCGGGTCAATGACAGCAGCCTGTTTTGTGTCTTCACATCCTACAATATAACAGTTGGCCATAATAGGGCCGACTTCGAGTTTATGTATAATCAAAACATCCTCCTTGTTCTTCACATCATTAGGTCTCGTGCTGAGCCCGAATCCGGTCCAGTACGCCGTTGATGAACGGCCCTGAATCCCGGGTACCGAATTTTTTCCCGATCTCAACCGCCTCGTTAATGGATACTGATGAGGGGATGTCAGACAGATGAAGCATCTCAAACACAGCAATACGCATGATATTCCTATCCACCGCTGGCATACGGGAAATCTTCCAGTTCTTAGCCCATTGATCCAAAAGAGTGTCTATCTGTTTGCGGTTTTCAAACACACCATCAACAAGCGTCTGAAAAAAAAGACGTGTGGGCCCACTTAAATCTTCCCCGTGTTGTTCAAGGAAGTCATCCATTTGAGGCCGAAAATCGGTTTTATTCAGATCCAAGGCAAACAGGGCCTGCAAGGCCAGTTCACGGGATTTGCGCCTATCACCCATGTCTTATTCCATATTCGCGCACAGGTTTGCCATTTCAACAGCGCCCAAGGCCACATCAAAGCCTTTATTACCGGATTTTGTACCGGCACGTTCAATGGCCTGCTCAATGGTTTCCGTGGTGAGGATACCGAACATCACCGGCACCTTAGCCTCAAGGCTCACAGAGGCAATGCCCTTGGACACTTCGGCACACACATAGTCATAATGGGTGGTAGCCCCACGGATCACGGCACCCAAACAGATAATGGCGTCATATTTGTTCAACGCAGCCATTTTGGCTGCCGCCAAAGGAATTTCAAAGGCACCAGGCACCTTAACAATGGCAATATCCTTATCCTGTGCACCGCTCCTGATCAAACAGTCCAAAGCGCCTGACACAAGTTTATCTACAATAAAATCATTAAATCTTGCAGCAACAATACCAAACTTTTTACCTTTGGCATCTAAATTGGCTTCAATTATCTGAGGCATATTAATTTTCCTTATTTATATGTAGTAGATGACCCATCTTGGCCTGCTTGCACGCCAAATATCCCTGGTTGAAGGGATTCGGCGCCACTTCAATGGGCACCTGTTCCACAACGCTTAAGCCATAACCCTGAAGCCCCACCATCTTTTTAGGATTGTTGGTGAGCAGCCGCATTTTGCGAACGCCTAGATCTACCAGCATCTGGGCACCGACACCGTAATCACGCAAGTCGGCGGAAAACCCAAGTTTTTCATTGGCCTGGACTGTATCCAGGCCCTGGCGCTGGTATTCATAGGCTTTTAATTTGTTCACAAGGCCAATACCCCGACCTTCCTGGCGCAAATATAAAATAACGCCGCAACCTTCTTCATCCACCATTTTCATGGCTCTGCGGAGCTGATCCTGACAATCACAGCGCAAGGAAGAAAAAATATCACCGGTCATGCATTCGGAATGCACCCGTACCAGAATATCCTTTTCCGGATCAATTTCACCCTTGACCAGGGCAATGTGGGTAAGATTGTCAATATCATTCTCATAGGCAATGATTCTGAATTCACCGCCCACCCGGGTAGGAATAACGGTTTCAGCTGCCCGTTTTACAAAACTTTCGGTTTTTAACCGGTATTTAACAAGATCCGCAACCGTGCAGATGCCTATGCCGTGCTTTTCGGCAAATGTTTCAAGGGAGGGCATCCGGGCCATGGTACCATCGTCATCCATGATTTCACAAATGACACCGGCGGGCTTGAGCCCTGCCAAACGCGCAAGGTCCACAGAGCCTTCTGTCTGGCCTATGCGCACCATCACACCGCCGTCCCTGGCACGTAAAGGGAAAATGTGGCCGGGTCGCGCAATGTCCTGGGGGCCGGTTTCATCATCCACTGCCGTCAAAATAGTCGTAGCCCGATCTGCAGCGGAAATACCTGTGGTCACCCCTTTTTTGGCCTCAATGGAAACAGTAAACCCGGTACCGTACTGGGAAGTATTGTGCTCAACCATCATGGGAAGATCAAGTTTATCTGCAATAGTTGAATCAAGGGACAGGCAGATGAGTCCCCGGCCATAGGTTGCCATAAAGTTAATGGCTTCAGGGGTTACGGCCTCTGCCGCCATGGTCAGGTCTCCTTCATTTTCCCTGTCCTCATCATCCACCAGAATGACCATTTTTCCATTTTTTATATCTTCAATCGCCTGTTCAATTGTTAAATGCGGCATGTTGTTATCCTTTACAAGAATCCGTTCCGGGCAAGAAGAGACATACTGATGTCCGAGCCGGCATCAGTGTCGGCGTCGTTGGCACTCTTGGCGCTTTTCCCTTGCCCCGATAAAAATTTTTTCACATATTTTCCCAGCATATCCGTCTCAATATTGACCGGATCCCCCACGTTTTTAAATCCGATAGTTGTAATTTTTGCGGTATGGGGAATGATACTTACCGAAAAACCGTTTTCCCAACATTGGTTGATGGTCAGGCTGATACCGTCGATGGCAACCGAGCCTTTTTCAATCATCTCATCAGCCAGGTTTTCCGGCACCTGGATGTCATATATGATGGCATTGCTCCGGGTCTCAATTTTTGAAACCACACCGGTACCGTCGATGTGCCCTGATACCAGATGTCCGTCTATGCGGTCCGACAACTTCAGCGCCCGTTCAATATTGACACGGGCCCCGGGTCCAATGGCACTAAATGTTGTGCGAGACACAGTTTCCGGTGCCATATCCACCTTGAATTGTCCTTTACCGAGACTGACAGCGGTCAGACAGGCCCCATTTACAGCAATGGAATCCCCAATGCCTGTGGAGGAAAGATCCAGGTCACAGGCAATTACCAGCACTTTGCCTTCTCCATGGGTTTCAATACGCCGAATGGTGCCCAGACTTTCTATAATCCCAGTAAACAAAAGTTATCTCCCGCCGTTACCCGATCTATTCGGCTGTTCAATGTATCCGGTCACCAGCATATCGGAACCGAACTGCCGGGTCGTGACCCGGGCCAGCTCACACACGTCTTTTATCCGTTCAGGCCCCGAACCGTTAAACACCGGTATACCGTCATTTCCGCCCATAATTTTGGGAGCAAGGAAATAGCAGATTTTATTGACAATTCCTGCGGCCAGCGCCGATGCGGCCACACGCCCCCCGCCTTCAATCAGAAGACTTGTTATGGACAATTTTCTTAATCTAATCATCAGGTCGTTTAAATCAAGCAGATTTTCAAAGACCCGGCATTCAAGCACCTGCACGCCGCCTTCTTCAAGACGCCGGATTTTACCTGAATCACAGCCGGGGCCTGTAACGATAATGGTGGGGGCAGTTGATTTTTGAACCACAACCTTGGCATTTTCCCGGATGGTCAAACGGGTGTCCAGAATTATCCGGGCAGGATCACGGGTCTGTTTTCCCTCAATTCTGGCGGTCAGGGACGGATCATCCCCATGCAGGGTGCCGGAGCCGACGAGAATGGCATCATTTTGATGACGTAATTCGTGGCCGAAGTTTCGGGAGGCCTGGGACGTGATCCACTGAGAGTCCCCGGTTCTGGTGGCAATATATCCATCAAGGGTGGCAGCACATTTCAGGGTGACGAACGGGGTTGTGCTGTTTTGAACATTCCAGACAAAGTCTTCGATCAGGGTCAAGGCCTCTTGTTCCATAACACCTGAAACGACCTCAATATCCTTTTCCCTTAAGAATTCAATCCCGCCCCCTGCAACAGGATTTGGATCTTTGCAGGCCACAACAACCCGAGCTATACCTGCGTTAAAAATTTTATGGGTACATGGGGGAGTTTTTCCGAAATGGTTGCAGGGTTCAAGGGAGACGTAGATGGTTGAATCGGGCAATTTTTCAGGATGCCTTGATGCGGCATCATCAATGGCCACCACCTCGGCATGGGGAGCGCCTGCCTTTGGGTGAAAGCCCTGGCCGATAATTTCACCGTTTTTTACCACCACAGCGCCCACACAGGGATTGGGAGAGGTATCCCCTTTACCCCGGGCGGCAAGTTCCAACGCCCTTGCCATATATTCCGAATCAGTCATCATTTTTTACAGAGCCTTCCATACCCGGATCGGTATCTGTGGACCTGTGCTCCTTATGAATCAGACTTTCAAGTTCCTGGATAAAATCGGTGACATCCTTGAACTCCCTGTACACAGAGGCAAACCGGACATAGGCCACATCATCCAGATCCTTGAGGGCATTGATGATTTTCTCACCCACCACCGTGGCAGGCACTTCCCGTTCCCGGCCTTCCCGGAGGTTTTGTTCAATTTCATCCACAATCTGTTCGATCTGGTTGATGCTGATGGCTCGCTTTTCGCAGGCTTTCTGAATGCCGCGCATCACTTTTTCCCTGTCAAACTCCTCCCGCCGATTGTCTTTTTTAATGATCATGACAGGGACCTGTTCCACACGTTCA
This window of the uncultured Desulfobacter sp. genome carries:
- the pabB gene encoding aminodeoxychorismate synthase component I, which codes for MSEKIFLPRITDIVVRGFNFDLPFEHAAARFSQQEGTVVLLSGSDLDCARYHILSVDPWLTVKGTGDTICIKLKDSAGNFVSHKTQQDPLGLVDTLTTQFSFFDKAFKLPVTAGLFGYFSYDLKDTIEDLPRTCVGLGLPDICLYAPSVILIQDRKTGEKSLCLPVFDQDIGQKDVLAREELFVKRLKQSWQPGTFCTDGTGLVSSFGKPEYLSAVSKIIAHLRQGDIYQANLSQRFESDFSGDAYALFLKLFEKNPAPFFAFIQAGDHQVVSTSPERFLKVENQTVETRPIKGTIARGDTPEQDRENAGILSNSIKDDAELTMIVDLMRNDLSRVTEYDSVEVTAHKRLEPYDNVYHLVSVVEGRLKSGVSCAEVVRAAFPGGSITGCPKIRAMEIIDSLEPVKRHVYTGAIGYLSFHGTMDLSIAIRTAVVHGGRLSFSVGGGVVYDSDPQKEFDETLAKGKTLMDTLTQKFGLNRKKSVMAWVNGCFVPQGLARIPADIPGVLYGAGLFETIRVDAGLPIRLPEHINRLEKSWESVFGGIFPDICWGSVIEQLVCQNGFEHETCAVKLVVAKDHRPGRHVFAAVFVRTYVHRLEMLGKKGLDLITFPHARHSFLADHKSMNYLFYDLARTFALDHEADESLILNSDGTISETNTCNIIALDGKNIIVPDSRHVLNGITLMSVMQIMAKKGFTVCKVSVDVETFCAHPNVFVTNALMGMVPVRRINNMIFDTDNRLCRQVNEILFTSV
- a CDS encoding MBL fold metallo-hydrolase gives rise to the protein MIIHKLEVGPIMANCYIVGCEDTKQAAVIDPGDDAERILMALAKAELKVKYLINTHGHFDHVGANKRMKDATAAQIAVYPDDEPMLLDLTHHAAMFGLGAENSPPADVHLKEGDSITFGNITFEIIHTPGHSPGGICLYTTGHLFVGDTLFQGSIGRTDLPGGDYDTLISSIKTKLLNLDDNTIVYPGHGPESTIGNEKRMNPFLR
- the nusB gene encoding transcription antitermination factor NusB, with the protein product MGDRRKSRELALQALFALDLNKTDFRPQMDDFLEQHGEDLSGPTRLFFQTLVDGVFENRKQIDTLLDQWAKNWKISRMPAVDRNIMRIAVFEMLHLSDIPSSVSINEAVEIGKKFGTRDSGPFINGVLDRIRAQHET
- the ribE gene encoding 6,7-dimethyl-8-ribityllumazine synthase, with product MPQIIEANLDAKGKKFGIVAARFNDFIVDKLVSGALDCLIRSGAQDKDIAIVKVPGAFEIPLAAAKMAALNKYDAIICLGAVIRGATTHYDYVCAEVSKGIASVSLEAKVPVMFGILTTETIEQAIERAGTKSGNKGFDVALGAVEMANLCANME
- a CDS encoding bifunctional 3,4-dihydroxy-2-butanone-4-phosphate synthase/GTP cyclohydrolase II, producing the protein MPHLTIEQAIEDIKNGKMVILVDDEDRENEGDLTMAAEAVTPEAINFMATYGRGLICLSLDSTIADKLDLPMMVEHNTSQYGTGFTVSIEAKKGVTTGISAADRATTILTAVDDETGPQDIARPGHIFPLRARDGGVMVRIGQTEGSVDLARLAGLKPAGVICEIMDDDGTMARMPSLETFAEKHGIGICTVADLVKYRLKTESFVKRAAETVIPTRVGGEFRIIAYENDIDNLTHIALVKGEIDPEKDILVRVHSECMTGDIFSSLRCDCQDQLRRAMKMVDEEGCGVILYLRQEGRGIGLVNKLKAYEYQRQGLDTVQANEKLGFSADLRDYGVGAQMLVDLGVRKMRLLTNNPKKMVGLQGYGLSVVEQVPIEVAPNPFNQGYLACKQAKMGHLLHINKEN
- a CDS encoding riboflavin synthase; its protein translation is MFTGIIESLGTIRRIETHGEGKVLVIACDLDLSSTGIGDSIAVNGACLTAVSLGKGQFKVDMAPETVSRTTFSAIGPGARVNIERALKLSDRIDGHLVSGHIDGTGVVSKIETRSNAIIYDIQVPENLADEMIEKGSVAIDGISLTINQCWENGFSVSIIPHTAKITTIGFKNVGDPVNIETDMLGKYVKKFLSGQGKSAKSANDADTDAGSDISMSLLARNGFL
- the ribD gene encoding bifunctional diaminohydroxyphosphoribosylaminopyrimidine deaminase/5-amino-6-(5-phosphoribosylamino)uracil reductase RibD, giving the protein MTDSEYMARALELAARGKGDTSPNPCVGAVVVKNGEIIGQGFHPKAGAPHAEVVAIDDAASRHPEKLPDSTIYVSLEPCNHFGKTPPCTHKIFNAGIARVVVACKDPNPVAGGGIEFLREKDIEVVSGVMEQEALTLIEDFVWNVQNSTTPFVTLKCAATLDGYIATRTGDSQWITSQASRNFGHELRHQNDAILVGSGTLHGDDPSLTARIEGKQTRDPARIILDTRLTIRENAKVVVQKSTAPTIIVTGPGCDSGKIRRLEEGGVQVLECRVFENLLDLNDLMIRLRKLSITSLLIEGGGRVAASALAAGIVNKICYFLAPKIMGGNDGIPVFNGSGPERIKDVCELARVTTRQFGSDMLVTGYIEQPNRSGNGGR
- the nrdR gene encoding transcriptional regulator NrdR, whose amino-acid sequence is MKCPYCGDPNTRVVDSRPGKIEFEVRRRRECQACDRRFTTYERVEQVPVMIIKKDNRREEFDREKVMRGIQKACEKRAISINQIEQIVDEIEQNLREGREREVPATVVGEKIINALKDLDDVAYVRFASVYREFKDVTDFIQELESLIHKEHRSTDTDPGMEGSVKNDD